A single genomic interval of Megalobrama amblycephala isolate DHTTF-2021 linkage group LG17, ASM1881202v1, whole genome shotgun sequence harbors:
- the trpa1a gene encoding transient receptor potential cation channel subfamily A member 1a, whose protein sequence is MGKNGPHQKPLQCHLLFVLFISDVLICFIKLLFCLKLQAIRQYSFFLFFFLKANIIRIKDKFSSCFSWSTWRMIKKGVEMTHISEMESKSRQQSFDSVMDGDESNQISANVFEWAKQGNAVALEKHSKYLDIRDQIGASPLHYASSKGYFRIIRLIVQVIGQQELNARDEEGNTPLHWAVQKDQPGSCSVLLTLGADPNILNNSQLAPLHMAVSLGKNFVIEQLVSHKQTDVNLEGDMGNTPVILAASLDNHEALVILYKHGAKFCRQNKLGHFAIHAAAFAGAKKSMEVILLKGEEVGLSIDSHINYVDKSCSSPLHLAVRGGNLDIIKLCIAYGAKIDQQQCDKSTALHFACSQGATEVVKVMLSAYHKVCDLINITDGANQTPLHKAAIFDHFELSEYLISQGADIDFVDCKGHSPLLLATSCGAWRTVNLLLSHGADLKKKDTSGCNFLHLAILQPRGLKNLPTEVLQHESVRELLNDEDTEGCTPLHYACRLGIPESVKNMLGLEVSLDQKSKQKKSALHFAAEFGRINTCHRLLEMVTDTRLLNEGDEKGLTPLHMASRGGHVKVVELLLRKGALFHSDYRGWSCLHHAASEGYTQTMDTLLTSNIKLLNKTDGDGNTALHLAARAGHVAAVRLLLYKGAKIILNKNDATFLHEAVHNGRKEVTNTVIESDRCEEVMTSYKPNSIKRCIVMDMIEFLPESFKHLLDTCIRESEEDVNSTNYYIEYNFRWLQHPLQNLKKDGMEKDNTYKPLSALNAMVKFNHVSLLKHPVCKKYLEMKWSAYGIKAHLLNMTVYALGVFPLTYLIVNLKPTLVTARNVTSVNMVCTSLYKQSYITTTCMLLVLAMNMYAVGKEILQMFQQRMNYLRDFSNYMDWSAAICSLVFVVPLLMNSKSSWHWQAGALAALASWMNLLLYLQRFERIGIYVVMFREISQTLLSIIVLFFYLILGFALSFYALMIEQQHFGRMFLSLLQTFVMMVGEINYQDNFLKPYLQGDLPFPNLTLAIFIWFVLLVPILLMNLLIGLAVGDIAEVQTNACLKRIAMQIELHTHLEERLPYWFMKRVDQVSIREFPNRCFSGKKRWFFGGNEVRKSRTRLSPTIQQLTPLERELTKQKYRLKEISDTMEKQHSLLKLIVQKMEISSEAEEHDGPPVFQELKEKLLTRSKWGPLLRAVTARKKGLCSFAKTS, encoded by the exons ATGGGTAAGAATGGGCCTCATCAAAAGCCTCTTCAGTGTCATCTTCTTTTTGTGTTGTTTATATCTGATGTTCTTATATGTTTCATAAAATTACTCTTTTGTTTGAAGCTTCAGGCAATCAGAcaatattctttttttctttttttttttttaaaggctaaTATCATAAGAATAAAGGACAAATTTTCCTCTTGTTTTTCATGGTCCACTTGGAGGATGATTAAAAAAGGTGTAGAAATGACACACATCTCCGAAATGGAGTCAAAATCTAGACAGCAGTCATTCGACAGTGTCATGGATGGGGACGAGAGCAACCAGATATCTGCAAATGTGTTTGAG TGGGCTAAGCAAGGAAACGCTGTTGCTCTGGAGAAGCACTCCAAGTACTTGGACATACGCGACCAGATCGGTGCCAGCCCACTGCACTACGCCTCATCCAAGGGATACTTTCGCATCATCAGACTTATTGTGCAGGTCATTGGACAGCAAG AGCTCAATGCCAGGGATGAGGAAGGGAATACACCTCTTCACTGGGCCGTGCAGAAGGACCAGCCAGGGAGCTGCTCTGTGCTGCTGACTCTGGGAGCAGATCCTAACATCCTAAATAACAGCCAGCTGGCACCGCTACATATGGCAGTCAGCCTGGGCAAAAATTTTGTGATAGAA CAACTTGTCTCACATAAACAAACTGATGTGAACCTGGAAGGAGACATGGGAAACACCCCTGTTATTTTAGCTGCCTCTTTGGATAACCATGAGGCTCTGGTCATATTG TACAAACATGGTGCAAAGTTCTGTCGTCAGAACAAACTTGGACATTTTGCAATTCATGCTGCTGCTTTTGCTGGAGCTAAGAAATCCATGGAGGTCATTCTTCTGAAAG GAGAAGAAGTTGGTCTGTCCATTGACAGCCATATAAACTATGTGGATAAATCTTGCAGCAGTCCACTCCACCTGGCTGTACGTGGAGGGAATCTCGACATCATTAAACTCTGCATTGCATATGGAGCAAAAATTGATCAGCAGCAG TGTGATAAATCCACTGCTCTCCACTTTGCATGTAGTCAAGGTGCCACTGAGGTTGTTAAAGTCATGCTCTCTGCTTACCATAAAGTGTGTGATCTTATCAACATCACTGATGGGGCCAACCAGACACCTCTACATAA AGCAGCGATTTTTGATCACTTTGAACTCTCCGAGTACCTTATATCACAG GGTGCTGACATAGACTTTGTTGACTGCAAAGGCCATTCTCCACTCCTTCTGGCAACAAGTTGCGGAGCATGGCGAACTGTCAATCTGCTCCTCTCCCATG ggGCTGATCTGAAGAAAAAAGACACATCTGGATGCAACTTCCTGCATCTGGCCATCCTGCAGCCCAGGGGTCTGAAAAACCTGCCTACAGAGGTACTGCAG CACGAGAGTGTGAGAGAGCTCCTCAATGATGAGGATACTGAGGGCTGTACTCCCCTCCATTACGCCTGTAGACTGGGAATACCAGAGTCTGTGAAGAACATGCTGGGATTAGAGGTCTCGCTGGACCAAAAGTCCAAACAGAAGAAATCTGCGCTTCATTTTGCGGCCGA ATTTGGGAGGATCAACACGTGCCACAGGCTTCTGGAGATGGTGACAGACACCAGACTGCTGAATGAGGGGGATGAAAAAGGACTGACACCTCTGCATATGGCCTCTCGTGGAGGTCACGTTAAAGTAGTTGAGCTTCTTCTGCGCAAGGGGGCGCTGTTTCACAG tgaCTATAGAGGATGGTCTTGTCTGCATCATGCTGCATCTGAAGGATACACTCAGACCATGGACACTTTGCTGACATCTAACATCAAACTTCTAAACAAAACCGATGGAGATGGG AACACAGCATTGCATCTGGCTGCCAGAGCAGGTCATGTGGCAGCTGTAAGACTTCTGTTATACAAAGGGGCCAAGATCATCCTCAATAAGAATGATGCCACTTTCTTGCACGAGGCTGTACATAATGGGAGGAAGGAGGTCACCAACACCGTGATTGAGAGTGACAG ATGTGAAGAAGTGATGACATCGTATAAACCAAACTCAATAAAACGCTGCATTGTCATGGACATGATTGAGTTTCTTCCAGAGTCCTTTAAA CATCTTCTAGACACTTGCATAAGGGAATCAGAGGAAGATGTGAACAGCACCAATTACTAT ATTGAGTACAACTTCAGGTGGCTTCAGCATCCATTGCAAAATCTTAAAAAAGATGGCATGGAAAAAGACAACACGTACAAACCTCTCAGTGCACTAAAT GCTATGGTGAAATTTAATCATGTCAGCTTGCTGAAACATCCAGTCTGCAAGAAATATTTGGAGATGAAATG GAGTGCCTATGGGATCAAAGCACATCTGCTCAATATGACTGTGTATGCGCTGGGGGTGTTTCCTTTAACTTATCTCATTGTGAACCTGAAGCCCACATTGGTCACTGCAAGAAATGTCACATCAGTCAACATGGTCTGCACGTCCTTGTACAAG CAGTCCTATATAACAACAACATGCATGCTCCTGGTTCTTGCCATGAACATGTATGCAGTTGGGAAAGAGATCCTGCAAATGTTTCAACAG CGGATGAATTATTTGCGAGATTTTTCTAACTACATGGACTGGTCCGCTGCGATCTGTTCTCTGGTGTTCGTGGTGCCGTTGCTGATGAACTCGAAGAGTTCCTGGCACTGGCAGGCTGGAGCACTGGCAGCTCTGGCCTCCTGGATGAATCTCCTCCTCTATCTTCAGCG GTTTGAACGGATTGGTATATACGTGGTAATGTTTCGGGAGATCTCACAGACACTGCTGAGCATTATCGTGTTGTTCTTCTACTTGATATTGGGATTTGCCTTATCCTTCTACGCCTTGATGATCGAACAG cAACATTTTGGAAGGATGTTCCTGTCACTGCTGCAAACCTTTGTCATGATGGTTGGAGAAATCAACTACCAGGACAATTTCTTGAAACCCTACCTGCAAGGAGACCTTCCTTTTCCAAACTTGACTTTGGCCATCTTTATTTGGTTTGTCTTACTCGTGCCTATTCTTCTCATGAACCTCTTG ATCGGTTTGGCTGTTGGTGACATAGCAGAGGTTCAGACAAACGCATGTTTAAAGAGGATTGCAATGCAG ATTGAACTTCACACTCATCTGGAGGAGAGGCTTCCCTATTGGTTTATGAAGCGGGTGGACCAGGTCTCCATCAGAGAATTCCCAAACAGATGTTTCAGTGGAAAG AAAAGATGGTTTTTCGGAGGCAATGAGGTGAGGAAGTCCAGGACCCGTCTTAGTCCTACCATCCAGCAGTTAACTCCACTGGAACGGGAGCTAACCAAACAGAAATACAG